In Nocardia sp. NBC_00403, the DNA window GGCCGAGCAGCTCGGTGCGCTCCGGTGCCGTGATCACCAACGTGTGCGAGTGGGTTCCGATTGTGGTCGTGAGGGATTCGGCGGTCCGCCGCTGTGCGTGCGGGAATTCGGCTCGCTCGAAGTCGAGGAACAGCGGATGCTTCGGGAGCTGGTCACCAGGCTTCGGCGGCGGAACTGCGACTCTCGGCCGGGAGACCGCCTGCAGGCCTATGATCCAGTCGACGGTGCTGTCGTCGGTGTTCCAGAGTGCGGCGAACACGCCACCGTCGCGCAGCACCCTGGCGATCTCGGGGAAGGCGCGCTTCTGGTCGAACCAGTGGAATGCCTGTCCGGAAAGCACCGCATCTACCGAATTGTCCGGCAGCGGAATGGACTCCGCGGCACCGGCGAGCGTAGTCACGTCGGGGTAACGCGCAATCAGTTCACTGCGCATCTCGGCGTCGGGCTCGACGGCGATCGGCTCGGCTCCCGCGCCGAGCAGACCTGCGGTGAGCTTGCCGGTGCCTGCGCCGAGATCGAGGACCACGAGCGAGTGCTGACGCCCGAGCGGCTCCAGAGCCCAATGAATTGCTGCCGCGGGGTAGTCCGGACGATGTTCGGCATACGCGGAGGCCTGTGCGCCGAATGAGGCGGCCGCACGGGCGTGTAGTTCGCCGTCCATCTCTCCACCATAGGACCTCGAGTTTGCTTGTCCGGTGGTATTCCGGGCTATCGTGCGGGTGCTGGCTGGAGGTCCCTGGCATGCTTGCCGGCACCGGCCTGGCCCGATCGTGTGGTTTGTCTGGGGTGCTCCACGATTCAGCTCGTGCACAGCGCACGGCCGTCGCCTGATCGGCTGTCCGATGTTCGCGCCGAAACTACGTGGTCTTGTGGGCTTTTCCTGCCGGCGCAACCTCGGTGGTCACCTCGGGCTGGTCGATCGGGAACAGGATCGGACTGAGCAGGTACTGCGAACGGCCCGGTGCGGGCGGGTTTTTCAGTCGGGGGATGATCGCGGCACGCAGCGCCGAAATCAGGTCGACGAGCTCATTGTGGTCGAGCCACATGGCGTGTTGCCGGTAGCCGACCAAATCCTCGGTCGGGTTCGCCTGGTCGCGATCGAGGTAGGAGTTGAATTCCGCGAGCAGCGTCGCCATCGCGGCGGCGAAGATCCTGCGATGGTCGTCGGTGGTCGCCGATGCGGCCGTGTCGGCGTCGATCACCGCGCGTTCCCTGCGCAGCCGGTAGTGGCGCTCGACCGCGCCGCGCACCCGCTGTTCGCTGTCGACCTCGAGGATGCCGCCGCCTGCCAGTAGTTCGACGTGGCGGTAGACGGTGGCCTTCGAGACATCGGGCATTCGGGCGCACAGTTGTGCCGTTGTCAGGGTTTGGCCACCCGACATTGCATGCACGATCCGCAATCGCACCGGGTGGACCAGCAGTTCCAGGGAGTCCATATCCGAATGTTCTCACTCATGATACCGTTCTCAAAGTTGAGAATGCTCAAGGGTTGTGGAGGACACGATGAATGGACCCGAGTCAGCCGTCACGGATGTGCCGTCGTGGCAGGCGCCGCAGTATGCGAATCCCGAGGTCTTCGATGAGCGGGCGGTGACCGTAGGGTCCGGGGAGTTCGCGGTGTCGGGCGTGCTGAGCATCCCGCATGGCGACGGTCCGCATCCCGCGGTGGTGTTGTTGGCCGGCGGTGGGCCGTTCGACGCCGATGGCACTGTGGGGCCGAACAAGATCTACAAGGATCTTGCGTGGGGGTTGGCGAGCCGCGGGATAACGGTGTTGCGCTTCGACAAGGTCACTTTCGCGCATGCGGAGAAGGTCGCTGCGACAACCGAATTCACACCGAGCGACGAGTATGTGCCGGCCGCGGTCGCGGCGCTCGAGATGCTGAGCGGACTGCGGGCCATCGACGCCGGGCGCGTGTTCGTGGTCGGGCACAGCATGGGCGGAAAGTTTGCGCCGCGGGTGGCCGCGGCAGCGCCATCGGTGGCGGGCGTGGTGATCCTCTCCGGTGATACGCAGCCGATGCAGTGGTCCATCGTGCGTGTCCTTCGGCGCCTCGCCGAGATCGATCCGGCGGCACTCGCGGCGTTGCCACCGCTCGAGACGGCCATCGAACAGGCGAAAATGGTCGACAGCCAGGAACTTTCACCGGCGACGCCGACAGTGCGGCTGCCGTTCGGCATGTCGGCCGCATACTGGCTGGACCTGCGGGCCTACGACCCGGTCGCGGTCGCGGCGACATTGCGCAAGCCTATATTGATTCTGCAGGGCGAGCGTGACTACCAGGTCACTGTGGCCGACGACCTGGCCGGATGGCAGGCCGGACTCGCGGACCGCGAAGAGGTGACCATTCGCACCTATCCCGCCGACGATCATCTCTGGTTCCCGGGGACCGGTCCGTCGCTGCCCGATGATTACACCCGGCCGCACCACGTGGATGCCGAGGTCGTCGCCGACATCGCCGACTGGCTGCTGTCCGCGTGAGCCGGCATCAGCCCTCCAAGAGCACGGTGACGGGTCCGTCGTTGGTCAGGTCGATATGCATATGGGCGCCGAAGCGGCCGGTGGCGACAGTGGCGCCCAGATCGCGCAATGCCTGGGCGAACGCCTCGACGATGGGTTCGGCGACCGAGCCGGGTGCGGCGGCGTTCCAGGACGGGCGGCGGCCCTTCGCCGTGTCGGCGTAAAGGGTGAACTGACTGATCACCAGGATGGGTGCGGCCAGGTCGGCGGCGGAGCGCTCGCCGTCGAGGATGCGCAGCCGCCACACCTTGTCCGCCAAGGCTTTCGCGGTCGTGTCGGTGTCACCGTGTGTGACGCCGACCAGGGCGAGCAGCCCGTGGGGCGCATGGTGGGCGGCAGGATCTATCCGGCCGACGATCTCCTCGTCGACCGTCACCTGGGCGGCGGACACTCGCTGTAATAGGACTCGCACATCGGTGATCATGCCGTGCGGTCCGGCCGAGGCAGCGGTGGGTGTGCCGTCTCAGCTCGGTTCGGGAGTTTTCACCTTCTTGAAGAACAGCAGGTCGGTGTGCGGCACTGTTTCGGCGGTTTGCCGAATCCCATTGGCAGGCAGGTGGGTCAGCTTGGCGAACATAGGGGAATTGCCGAACGCGGCGCGGACTTGGGTTTCGGACGCGTAGTCCGCGCCGTAGTCGGCCAGCGTCGCGAAATCCATGGGCGCGAGCGGCTCGTCGAGCGGCGCCTGTCCGCTCGGTCGGCCGAGGGCGGCGTACTGCGTGGCCTTGCCGCCCTCGTACCGGCACAGTTCATAGGCCATGTTCTCGGTGGCGGCCACGCTGATTACCGGCCAGCGGGTCGAAAGCTGCAGCGCCAGTGGATGTCTGCCGACATTCGCCAGCTCCCATTTCAGGCTCATCACGGTCACCGAGCCCGGGTAGGGCGCTTCGATGAGCACCATGTCATCGCCCAGCTCGGTCGCCGAGTTCAGTTCGAGATCGGCTGCGCTCCAGATGATTTCCACGCCGCCGAGATGGGTCGAGCCGATCGCGGGCTGCGCACCGTCGGCCGCATACGCGGCGATGACCGCGGCGCGGACCTGAGCGACGGCGTCACCGGCCGAACAGCGCACGCTCAGTGCCCCGAAGGTCGTGGCGATCTCGACCGGTCGCGACGGCGGATCGGGCATCGCGCCGGGGGTCAACGGCTTGATGCCGACCAGGGCCAGTTTCCAGTTGATCTCTTCGATCGTGGAGAGGTCGCCCGCGGTCTGGTAGAGGATCTGCTGCTGGGTCAGCCGTCCGGCGCGTTCGAGCGTCGGGCAATCCAGCTTCGCGAGGGCGCTATAGGACTTGACGGTGAGGTCGATGTCCTCGATGCGCGTCTGGCGCAGTTGTGTCGTCATTTCGGGCGAGGTCAGTGCCGCATATCGCTCGCGATACATCGCGATGGCCTGCTTGCGCTGTCTGCCGACCATGAGGGTGCGCAGCAGCGTGCTCAGACTGGCGAGGTACTTGCCGGATTGATCCGGATTCGCCGCGAACAGCCTGCTGCGGATCCGCACCGCATCCTCGGACGCGGCGACAGCGGTCTTCGGATCCAGCCTGCACAACCACACTCCGCACTTCGACAGCGCGTCGGCGCACACACCGGCCGCCTGCGGATGGGTGTGCGCCACTTGCCGATAGGCGCCACAGGCGCTGCGGATAGTGCTTGCCGCCAGTTCGCGGTGGCCGATGTGACGAGCGGCCTGTTCGAACACGCGCAGCGCGTCCTGTACCTCGCCCGCGAACTGTGCGGACACCTGTCCGGCGGTCAGCCAGTGCAGCCGAATGGCGACTGCTTCTTGCGCGGGCGCCAAGGCTTCGGCAGTCCGGTCGCGGCCGGAGCCGCTCTTCGTGGCGACCAACTCCTTGGCCAATTCGACCAACGACGTGGCCAATCGCAGCTGGGCTTCGATCGACCGGTCTCTCGCCGCCCCTCGATCCGCAGCCACTCGGCGCTCGATCGAGCTCAGATCCATCGCGATCCCAACTCCCGCATCAACCTTCCGCGTACGGTCGTCGATCGGCCGCATCCATGCCCGCCGAGTCTGCCATAAATCCGGGCAGCGTGCGCCGGTAGTCGCAGCTCGAACCGGGCACGGCAGAGCTATCGGTGGCGGCGCTGCGCGTCACTGCCACGGCACCTTCAGTTGACATCGTGCGGATAGCGACTACACCACCATGGAGTTCACCAATGTGGAGGCGCACACTCCTGTCCCTATCCGCGGTGGGCGAACGCGGATGCGCACCCGGACGACCTGATTGCCGCGGCCCGCATCGCCTTCGCCGGCCATTGGACTGCTCCACTCCGGTGCCAGGGAAGCCGACCTGATCGGCAAAATCGAAGAGTTCAACCACCGGGCAGCCCAGGAGGTCGGCCACCGTGCGACCGCTCGGGGCGGTGCTGCCCGCCAATGGATTCGGCGTCGCCGGTGCGCGGGTTGACGGGTCGCCGGTCGAGTCGCAGTTCGGACGCAGTACCGGCCGGACTCGCGGCTCCGGTTCGACAGATGCACGGCGTGTCGCTGTGCCAGTATGAGGGGGCAGTGACACAGCTCGGGCACAGCGGCAGCTTTCCCCACGCGGGTGCGGCCCCGTGCGCAGATGAGGAGATTGCGGCGACGTGACCAGTCCAGACGACGAGGCTCGCAACGACAAGGTCCAGAATCGTGCGGACGCCGGTGCTGCATTTCCCGGCAGTCGGGACCAGGAACAGGCGGTGCCCGGCGACCGGGTTTCCGACGAAGACTTCATACGGGAGTTCATGAGGAGCTTCGAAGAGAACAACGACGATCCCGACATCGACTTCACCCTCATCGAGGACGTGCCGGATACGGACGTCGCCGAGCAGGCCAAGGAACTCAGTCATCAGATCGCCAGGGAACTGACCGCGCTCGGTCCGCAAGGGTGGCGCCAGCTGGACGCGGTGTTCGCGATGACGACGTCCGCTGAGGTGGCACAGGTCGTCTTCTCCGACGACCAGCAGCGATCCGCGCGCATTCAGCCGACATCGGCGGTGCTCGAACTGGTCCGCGAACAACGGCGCATGTCGGCTCAGCTCAGTGACGGTCCGTGGTGGCGGTTTGTCCTGACACTGACCAATGCCGGCGAGATCGAAGTCGATTACGACTACGGTGACGAGCCGTTCCCGGACGATCAGCTGTTTCCGGCCGAGGTCTACGCCGCGGATCTGGAGGTGTACCCGCGTGATTCGCTTCCGGTCTGGTTGGCGGCCTATGTCGGTCACGGTGGCAGGCAGTCCCGGACCGCGCACGCGGCGGCCGCGCAGGCTCGTGCGGACCGCGAAGCGGGCGTGCGGGCCTCGGTGTCGGAGCGCGATTTTCCGGCGTTCCCGGTGATGTGGTCGCGGTGGGCGGTGATGGCGGCAGCGTTCGTGGCGGCCGGATCAGATTGGGGCCCAAGGGTGTTGCCCGCGCTCGGCTGGTTCGAGGGCGCCAAGCGAAGTGGTTCGACGTTGTACGTGCTGCCCGGTGGCCGGGCTGTACTGTCGGGCGGCATCTGGAACGCGCCCGAGCTGGATGCCACCTACAACGAGGGCGAGTCGATGCCGGCGCTGTACGCGGGCGCGCCGGAGTGGGTGGCCAATCCGGTGTTGAATCCGCGCGCGGCCAACGGTCTGCTGTCGTTCTGCTACTGGTGGGAGGGCGGTAGCTGGTATCGCGGTGAATCGCCGACCGCGGATCAGCTCAGTGATGCGGTGCCCGGTGTCTGGACTACCGACACTGTGGTGCAGGTGATCGCCGGCTTGGTGGCCGAACAACCAACGGACCGTCAGCGCGCGGCTGTGCTCGATCTGGTGTCCGCCGCCGAGGTCGGTCTTGTCACCCGTGACACTGTGGTCGATGTATTCGGCGAGGACGGCACGTTCGACGTCGACAGCGCCCACTACCAGCTGATGATGGCCGGGGTAGCGATGATGTTGCCCGAGCCGATGTCCGAAGTGGACGCGATCGCGCGGGTGCGGCAGTTCATTGTGGACCGGGGGATGGACACATCCGGGTATCCGCTGGAGGAGCTGCGCGCCGATCGGATCAGTGTCGGCTGGATGGTGTTCGTGCCGACCCGACCGGGCGAGATCTCGATCGGGCGCGCGATCTTCTATATCGCCGATGACGGTGTGCTGGAGCAGTCTTCGTCGTCGGTGGCGCCGTCGGTGTACATCGCCGAGTTCGAGCAGCGCTTCCAGCAGCGGCACGGTTCGGTAGAGGCCTGATCCGCTTTATGGTGCAAAGCCGATACCCCACCGAAGACGAGCTGCGCCGCAACTTCGAGCGCGAACTCGCCTCGGTCAGCTCCGGCGGCGGCCTTCGTTCGGAGACCGGGCTGGACATCGAGACGGATGCCGCGCTGGTCGAGATCGCCAAGGCCTACCCGAATGTGCCGGAAACGCTGGTCACGGCCGCCCGCGCGGCCTTCACCGGCCAACTGGACGGATCCAATGCGACGACCCGCCGGACCGAGCTGAAACGCATGCTTGCCGAACACAATCGGCGTAAGGGGCCCTAGTCGCCCCGTGACGCGAAACCGTTCCGGCGTTTCCGGGTCCGGGACAATCGGTACCAGCCATCATCGGATCATCTGTGTGGCAACAAGATCGAAGTAGCAGCATGGCCGAGAGAGTCGAAATCGAAAGCGGCCGTCTTCATTGACGGTTTACTGACCAGCGGCGTGCTTTTCGTGCGATCATCGGATGTGAAGGGTATTGCGAGAGCAGGAGCTTCGGCATGGGCAGATTCGAGAACTATGAAGAGAAGTTCCGTGCCGCCGGTGAAGACACCGCCAAGGTCCATGGTTCGTTGACCAGGTTGATTACCGCCGTGAACTCGGCGATGTCGGTCGGTTCGACCGCGTGGGGCCCGGACAAGTTCGGCAGCAAATTCGCGGACGGTCCCGAAGGTTTCGTCCAGTCGATGACGAATATGGTCGGTGGCACCCAGAGTATGGCCGATTCGTTCGCCAACATGTCCGAGGGGCAGTACCGCGCCGCGGAGACCGTCAAGAGGCATGAGCAGGCCTCGGAGGACGGCTTCGAGCAAGTCTGAGGCGAGTGTTCGACACCGACCGGGTCCGGTAGCTGTCGCCGGGCGAACCACCGGATGGTTGAAGAGGGTGGGTATGACAGAACAGCAAGACGAGGGGGATATGGCATCGGTTATCGATGCCTTTCACGAGCAGATGCACGCCATCGCGAAGGCGCAGCAGCAGCGGGTCAAGCTGATCGGCACGGCCACTTCGCGCGACAAGATGGTGACGGTCTCCGTGAACGCCAATGGTGTTGTCATCGAGACCAAGTTCTCCGCGAGCATCGGTGAGATGAGCTACGACGAGATCGCCAAGCTGGTGACCAAGACCGCGCAGGACGCCGCCGCCGACGTGACCAGGAAGAGTCACGCGTTGGCAGCACCGCTGGCCGACCGACGTGCGCGGCTGCCCAAGCTGTCGGAAGTGATCGAAGGCATGCCCGACTTCGAACGCGAAATACCGCTCGAGCCACCGGTTTCCACGGCGCCGCCGGGAGCGCCCGAGCGCACGGTCGAGGACACCGGCGCCGTTATGACATTCACTGATGTGGAGGACTTCGACCACAGCCGAAAAGCCGAGCCCACATCTGGGATCAGCGAATCCAGCTGGTAGGACTAGGGCGGCTCGGCTATGGCGATTATGATCCCCGGCTGGCTGCAATGGCTGGAGTGGGTCGCCGGCACGGACTGGCCCGAGGGCAACGAGGATCTGCAGAAGGCGCTCGGGGAAGCGCTGCTCGATGTCGGCGACGATCTGCGGAGCATGTCGATTCCGGAGGCGCAGGCCGCGATCAAGTCACTGCTTATCGCATACCCGGATGGTGAGGGCAAGGAGCAGATCGAGCGCGAGCTCAAGAAGCTCATCTCCGGCAAGGGTTCGATGGAAGACCTGGTCACGGCCTTCCAGCAGATGGGCAGATCGGCAAAGGATTTCGCGGGACAGATCCGGTCGAACAAACTCAATGGGATCTTCTCTCTCGCCTGGCTGGCCGCGGAGTTGGCCTATGCGCTGACCCTCGGCCCGGGAGCGCCGTTCGCGCAAGCCGGCGCGATCGCGGCCGTGCAGACCGCCTTTCGGTGGCTCGGTACCCGGCTACTCAGCGTCATCGGCTCGATCGTGGGTCGAATGGCTATCTCGCAGAGCGCGAAACTCATTCTCACCAAGCTCGTCTACGAGATCGTCCAAGAAGCCTTCACCGAGGTGATTCAGGGCACCTTGCAAGAGCTCGCCGTCCAGGGGCTCAATGTCAGCCAGGACTTCCAGGACAAGATGCACTGGGACCAGGTCGGGACGAACGCCTGGATCTCGGCGGTGGCCGGTGGTGCCGGCGGCGCAGCGGGTCACGGCATGCACGGTCTGATGCACCGGACGCCGCTGGGCGACGCACGCTGGCAGGGCATGTTCAAGGGCGCGGTCGTCGGCGCGGGCGCGGGTCTGGCGGGCGCGGGTGCGGCGTATGTGTCCACTGGTTTGTCGGGCGGCGGTTGGGAACTCGACCCGCGCATGCTCACCGGCGGCGCGCTCTCCGGCGTCGGTCCCAGCGCGGCGCACGGGTGGCGGGGATCGTCGAATTACGCGGGCGGCCCGATGGACAATGGGCGGGGGCCGGGTTCGAACGTCGGTGTCGCGACCCCTCGGACCGACGGTAGTACCCCCACTACGCCTTCGAGCGTCGACACCACCGGTGCGACAAACGCCGCCGCGACCAACCCGACGACCGATGCCGCCGCCAACGGTGCCGCCGCCAACGGTGCGGCCGACAGCGGCACGAGCAGCCTTGCCGCACAAGGCAACAGCGGCGGACGAGCGAACGGCTCGGATGGCGGCGGCGCGGAGACGGGTGACTCGACGTCGGCGCAGAGCGGATCGAACGGATCGGCCGAAACCGGAAACCGGAATGGTGCGAACACTGACCAGACAGGCTCTGCCACTACCGATTCTGGTGCGTCCACCAGTCAAGCGAGCTCGACCGGGAGTGATTCCGGCGGATCGGGCAGTCAATCCAGCTCTGCCACCAGCGATTCGAACACCTCCGACAGCGCGTCCGTGGCGAACGGCGCCGAAACAGGCACGGCTGCGAACGGTTCCGGTGTCGGCACCACAACTGGCGCCGACGTCGGTACCGGCGCCGACGGCAGCGCGACTTCGCCACAACCGGGCGGCCCGTCGGCTGACACGCAGCAGCCCGGTGCCACGCAGTCGAGTCCCGTCTCCTCGAATAGCGGCCTGACCAACGCGGGTTCGCCTACCGGGCCGATGGCCATGCCGAGCGCAGACACCCCATCAGCCGGCATGGCCGGCGCGGGGTCGGTTGGATCCGTGGCGAGTGGGCCCGCCGCAACGGGGGCGACCGCGAGCGTGCCATCGACCGCGACGCCATCGCAGGCAGGCTCGCCCGCCTCCACATCTACTGGGACATCGTCCGGATCCGCTTCGGTGGGATCGCCGCAGACCGGTTCCTCGACCGCGCCGAGCGCGGCGCGGCCCAACACCGGTGCCGTTGACAGCACTGCCGATACCTCTGTGTCAGACGGCAGCTCGCCGACGGCCGACATCGACGGCGCTCAATCGGCGCCCGACACCGGGCCGCCACGCGCCGGTGCCGCGGGTTCGTCCACCACGGGAAGGTCGGCGCCGGGCGGCGCAGGCGCTGTGCAGGCAGATACTGCTGATTCTGAAGCACCACAGGCACTTACACCCGAGTCGGACGCGGATGCCGATGCGGAGCTCGGTGCGAACGCTGACCCGTTGCTGCCCGAAGACGGTCTGGTTATCCCAGGTCCGCTCGGCGCTCCAGCAGCGGCCGACGGCCCGAACCGGGTGTCGGGTGACCGGGCCGGACGAGTCACAGCCGACAGCGATGCCGAGGGCGCGACCGACGCGGACGCCGACGGCGCGACCGATACCGATGCCGACGGCAAGGCGGATACCGACACCGACGGCAAGGCGGATACCGACACCGAAGGCAAGGCAGATACCGGCCGTGCCGCGCAGCGCCCCAGGGTGTTGCCGGAGAATTTCGCGCCGCCCTCCGACGTCGAAAGCGCGAACGCGCAGTCCGCGCTGGCCAAGCTAGGCGCGAACGCGAGCCCGCAGGACCTCCTACACGGCGATCCAGGACATCCCGACGCGACCGCGCGCGCCGAGGAACGAGCCCGTGCCAACGCGGAATGGTGGAATCCGCTCTCCGCCGACGAGAAGACGGGGATGG includes these proteins:
- a CDS encoding helix-turn-helix domain-containing protein — encoded protein: MDSLELLVHPVRLRIVHAMSGGQTLTTAQLCARMPDVSKATVYRHVELLAGGGILEVDSEQRVRGAVERHYRLRRERAVIDADTAASATTDDHRRIFAAAMATLLAEFNSYLDRDQANPTEDLVGYRQHAMWLDHNELVDLISALRAAIIPRLKNPPAPGRSQYLLSPILFPIDQPEVTTEVAPAGKAHKTT
- a CDS encoding YbaB/EbfC family nucleoid-associated protein, translated to MTEQQDEGDMASVIDAFHEQMHAIAKAQQQRVKLIGTATSRDKMVTVSVNANGVVIETKFSASIGEMSYDEIAKLVTKTAQDAAADVTRKSHALAAPLADRRARLPKLSEVIEGMPDFEREIPLEPPVSTAPPGAPERTVEDTGAVMTFTDVEDFDHSRKAEPTSGISESSW
- a CDS encoding alpha/beta hydrolase family protein, with protein sequence MNGPESAVTDVPSWQAPQYANPEVFDERAVTVGSGEFAVSGVLSIPHGDGPHPAVVLLAGGGPFDADGTVGPNKIYKDLAWGLASRGITVLRFDKVTFAHAEKVAATTEFTPSDEYVPAAVAALEMLSGLRAIDAGRVFVVGHSMGGKFAPRVAAAAPSVAGVVILSGDTQPMQWSIVRVLRRLAEIDPAALAALPPLETAIEQAKMVDSQELSPATPTVRLPFGMSAAYWLDLRAYDPVAVAATLRKPILILQGERDYQVTVADDLAGWQAGLADREEVTIRTYPADDHLWFPGTGPSLPDDYTRPHHVDAEVVADIADWLLSA
- the dtd gene encoding D-aminoacyl-tRNA deacylase, with the protein product MRVLLQRVSAAQVTVDEEIVGRIDPAAHHAPHGLLALVGVTHGDTDTTAKALADKVWRLRILDGERSAADLAAPILVISQFTLYADTAKGRRPSWNAAAPGSVAEPIVEAFAQALRDLGATVATGRFGAHMHIDLTNDGPVTVLLEG
- a CDS encoding class I SAM-dependent methyltransferase; the encoded protein is MDGELHARAAASFGAQASAYAEHRPDYPAAAIHWALEPLGRQHSLVVLDLGAGTGKLTAGLLGAGAEPIAVEPDAEMRSELIARYPDVTTLAGAAESIPLPDNSVDAVLSGQAFHWFDQKRAFPEIARVLRDGGVFAALWNTDDSTVDWIIGLQAVSRPRVAVPPPKPGDQLPKHPLFLDFERAEFPHAQRRTAESLTTTIGTHSHTLVITAPERTELLGRILDYLRSRPETADGEFDVPLVTDVIRAVRRTETPVPQRT